A segment of the Candidatus Thermoplasmatota archaeon genome:
GTCCTCGTGGATCTGCCGCTCCGCGTCCTCGTAATCCACGTGCGCGGTGTGCGCCTCGAAGAAGTGGATCTGGCGCACGCGCATGAACGAGCGCGTCTGCTTCGTCTCGTACCGGAAGACGTTCACGATCTGGTAGATCTTGAGCGGGAGGTCCTTGTGGCTGCGGACCCAGAGCGCGAACATGGGATACATCGCGGTCTCGCTCGTCGGGCGGACGACGAGCGGGATGTCCAGCTCGTTGTCGCCGCCGTGCGTCACCCAGTAGACCTCGCTCCCGAAGCCCTTGATCTGGTCCGCTTCCTTCTGGAACTCCGTCTTGGGGATGAAGAGCGGGAATTCGACCTCGTCGTGCTTCGTGCGCTGCATCTCCTCGTGGATGAAGCGGTCGATCGCGCGCATCGCGGCGAGGCCGTACGGGCGCCACACGTCGAGACCCTTGATGGGATAGCGCTTGTCGATGAGGTCCGCCTTCTCCACGATGTCGTTGTACCACTCGCTGAAGTTGTCGGACTTGCCCATCGGTTCGCCCGGGGCTCGGAGAGGCCGCAGCGTGAAAAAGGTTTCTTTGCGGGCGGAAGTCCCTACCGGGGCTCCTCGGGGTCGCCCGCGTCGTCGGGCTCGGCCCAATCCGCGAGATCCTTCACGGGCCACTTCTTGAGCCGCTTGAGGGTCCCCGCCTGCACGCCCATGAGCCGGTGGTATTCCCACTTCGAGAGGACCGCGCGCCCGATGACGCGCCGGAACATGGTCTCCGTGTGGATCTTGCGGTGCTCGGGTAGCCCGATCGCGTCGAGCACCGCCGCGAAGGCCTTGAACAGCACGGCCTTCTCGGCCTCGCTCGCGGGCGGCACGTTCGCGGCCGCGAAATCGGTCGAGAACAGCTCGTACATCGCGACCCCGACCGCGTGGCTGAGGTTCATCGACTTGTAGGCGGGGGACGTCGGGATCTGCATCACGACGTCCGCGAGCGCGACCTCCTCGTTCGAGAGGCCGTCGTCCTCGCGTCCGAACACGAGCGCGACGTTCCCCTCGATCGCGCGGAGCTTCGGGGCGAACTCGCGCAGGTAGACCGGATTCCGGAGGTGGCTCCGGTCCTTCGCGAACGAGCGCGCCGCGAACGCGGCGATGAAATCCATCCGCTTCGCGACGTCCCCGAAGGAGTCAGCGATCACGGCCCCGTCGAGGACGCGCTGCGCGTGCACCGCGCGATCGCGGGCCTCGTTGTCGATCGGGCACGGCTTGACGAGGACGAGCTTGTCGACGCCGAAGTTCAGCATCACGCGGGCGACCGCGCCCACGTTGCCGGGATACTGGGGCTCGACGAGAACGACGTGGAGCGGCATCGTCTCAGGTGCTGCGCCGCGACTGGGACTTCATCTCGGCTTCGCGCTCGCGCACGCGGGCGCGGTAGCCGTCGGGAAGGCGCTTCGCGAGCGCCTCGATGTCGCGCAGGTTCGAAAGGAAGTCGCCTTTCTTCTTGACTTCCATGAGGCGCTCGAAGCGGCGCCGCAGGACGAGCTGCTCGCCCGCGTAGAAGAGGCCCATGATGAGCACGATCGGGCCCACGATCATCGGGATGAGGTTGTAATCCCCGTCCTCGAGGTCGTGGAAGTTCGCAAGCGGCTCATACGACGCGAGCCATCCGGTCCGCGCGTCGCCCACGTCCCATGCCCAGGACCAGCTCACGACGGTGAGGAGGAGGCCGACGACCGTCAGCGCGAGGCCGATCTCCAGCATGTGATTCTTCGTGAACTTCGCCATGGGACCGGACGCTGGAAGCGGGACCTCCTTAATTATGGGTTTCGGTGGGGGCGGTTTGGGGCCTCCAGCGGCGCGCTCCGTGGCATGCGTTTCACACCTCGGGCCGCGCTCGCGCGCGACCCTCGGCGCATGCCACTTTGTGCCGGGGAGGGGGCGCTGCGCGCGCCCCTTTCTGGACGCTCTCCCCAGCGCCAGGGGGCTGCCGCCCCCTGGACCCCCATCCGGACCCGCGTTTGATTCTCGAACCCACGTTTCCCTACCCGCGCCTTTCGCGGGAGGCGTGGGGGCCGCGCGGGAGTGCCTCTCGCGATGCCCAACCTTGGGACCGGGCGCGCGCACCGGACGCGGTCCCGGTCCCGGACCCGGTCCCGGACCCGGACCCGGACCCGGACCCGAAGCCCGGTCCCGAATCCCGACGCCCGACACCCGGTCCCGAAGCCCGGTCCCGACACCCGACACCCGGCTCCCGAGGCCCGGTCCCCGGCGCCCGGTCCCGGACCCGGCGCCCGGTCCCGGACCGGCGCCCGGTCCCGGCACCCCGGCGCCCCCACGCGGTCACGCTCGACCGTCGGCGGTGCCTCGCCCTCGAGGCGGCCGCAATGCATTTAGCAACGGCCATATAGGCGCGCCCGCTTTTCGTCCTCCGGGATGCCTATGCCAATGACGCTCGAGGACGCCTGGATCAAGGCGGCTGTGGAGCACCGCCTCGTCACGATCAGCTACAAGAACCCGGACACGGCGCTCGTGTACACGAAGCGCGACGTCCGCCCGGACTGGGTGGGTCCGGACAACCGCGGCTCGACCGCGCTCTGGGGCATGCTGAACCACAACCCCTTCGTGGGCCACAAGTCGTTCGCGCCCCAGAACTTCCAGTTCTTCCAGGTCACGAACCAGAAGTTCCAGCCCGCGCCCGACGGGCGCTGGAAGGAGCTGACCACGCTCTACCAGGAGCGCGGTCTCGACAAGATGACCTTCTGACGCTTGCGCGCGTTGTCCCCCCGGACCCTCCGAGGAGGGTCCGGGCGTTCCTTTTCTCCCGGCCGCCGCCCGGGTTTTTCGTTCCTCACGTGAGCAGCTTGACCACGTTCGGTCCGATGATGGGCAGGAGGATGAGGCCCAGGATGAAGAACCCGACCGTCATCGTGATGCGCTTCGTGAACGCGAGCGCGCGGTCGAGGCGCGCCTGCGTCTCGGGGTCGGCGCCCGAAAGGGGCATCGCGCCGGGCGCGGGGCTCGGGTTCACGAGGATGCGCGCGCGGTCCACGCGGAAGAGCCGGTAGCTCCATTCGCGGAGCGTCGTCCTGAGCATCTGCCCGCCGTCGAGGGGACCGGCGGGAAGGGCGTTGAACGTGCCGAGCATCAGGTTCAGCCAGAAGAGCCAGTAGAGCGCGTTCGCGACCATGAAGAACGCCCAGGCGGGCATGCCCGCGAGGGGGCCCTCCACGACGAAGAAGCTCGTGTAGGGCGCGTTCAGGACGTCGACGCCCGTGAGGAGGACGAAGAACGGGTAACTGATGTAGACGATGAACGCGCCGCGGCCCGGGTCGAAGCTCCCGAGGCCGTCCTGGAAAGGCGCCTCGAGGCGGCTGTGGACGCGTTCGGCGATCCCGAGGTCGAAGCTCGAAACGCCGATGAAGCCCTTCCCCTTGTATTCGGCCTTGTTCAGGGACGGGTCCTGCGATTGGATGTACTCGTACTTGTCCGCGAGGACGACGCTCGTGAACACGTGCTTGCCGTCGCGGATGAGCTCGACGGAGACCTGTTGACCGGCGCGCGTCCGGTTGAGCACCTGCGTGAAGCTCGGCTGGTCCGTGACGGCCGTGCCGTCGAGCTTCACGAGGACGTCGCCCGCGCGGATCCCCGCGGCCGCGGCGGGGGAGTCGGGGATGGTCGCGGCGACGCCGACGCCCTCGCCGTCGTTCACGACGGCCATGGACCCGACGAAGGCCATGCTGAAGAGGCTGCCCGCCACGAGCGCGAGAACGAGGTTCGACATGGGCCCTGCCGCGAAGACGCGGTTCTTCGCGCGCGCGGACGCGGGCTCGAGGTCGCGTTCGTCGGGCTCGACGAACGCGCCGATGGGGACGATGAAGAAGACGAGGCCGAGGCTCTTCACGCCGATGTTCTGGGCCCGCGCCAGGATGCCGTGGCACCCTTCGTGCACGACGAGCGCCACGAGGAGGCCGAAGATGCCGTACCAGATGGGAATGAGCGGATTGACGCCGGGAAGCCCGATGAGGAATTGAGGCGGAGGCGCCGTGTCCACGACGAGCTTCGGAACGGTGACGAACAGGTAGAGCTGGTAGAGGAGGAGCGCGAGGACGAGAAGGCCCGCGACCCAGGTGACGTAGATGGCGACGTCGCCGAAGAAGCGCCAGAGCCCGCGCGCCTTCGCGATGCGGTCGATGAGACGCTTGCCCGACTGGGTGCGCCACAGGATGAGCGGTCCGGCAAGATCGAAGCCGGATCCCGTGACGGACGAGGGGGGTTCGCTCGTCTTGCGCTTCGCGAGGCGGTACGCGAGGAAGAGGTACGCGGCAAGAAGGATGCCGAAGACGAGAACGCCGTTCAACGGGCCGTGTTAACCCCCCGTCCCTAAAAAGCCTTGGCCGAAGGGGGGGCGCGACCCCCACATCTCAAGCCGCGCCGCCGCCATGCGC
Coding sequences within it:
- a CDS encoding RNA methyltransferase, translating into MPLHVVLVEPQYPGNVGAVARVMLNFGVDKLVLVKPCPIDNEARDRAVHAQRVLDGAVIADSFGDVAKRMDFIAAFAARSFAKDRSHLRNPVYLREFAPKLRAIEGNVALVFGREDDGLSNEEVALADVVMQIPTSPAYKSMNLSHAVGVAMYELFSTDFAAANVPPASEAEKAVLFKAFAAVLDAIGLPEHRKIHTETMFRRVIGRAVLSKWEYHRLMGVQAGTLKRLKKWPVKDLADWAEPDDAGDPEEPR
- a CDS encoding site-2 protease family protein; this encodes MNGVLVFGILLAAYLFLAYRLAKRKTSEPPSSVTGSGFDLAGPLILWRTQSGKRLIDRIAKARGLWRFFGDVAIYVTWVAGLLVLALLLYQLYLFVTVPKLVVDTAPPPQFLIGLPGVNPLIPIWYGIFGLLVALVVHEGCHGILARAQNIGVKSLGLVFFIVPIGAFVEPDERDLEPASARAKNRVFAAGPMSNLVLALVAGSLFSMAFVGSMAVVNDGEGVGVAATIPDSPAAAAGIRAGDVLVKLDGTAVTDQPSFTQVLNRTRAGQQVSVELIRDGKHVFTSVVLADKYEYIQSQDPSLNKAEYKGKGFIGVSSFDLGIAERVHSRLEAPFQDGLGSFDPGRGAFIVYISYPFFVLLTGVDVLNAPYTSFFVVEGPLAGMPAWAFFMVANALYWLFWLNLMLGTFNALPAGPLDGGQMLRTTLREWSYRLFRVDRARILVNPSPAPGAMPLSGADPETQARLDRALAFTKRITMTVGFFILGLILLPIIGPNVVKLLT